TGAGGCTTATGAACAGAGGTTTGAGGAGCATCCTGGGCTGGCTTGGTTATTGAAGCTTAGTACAAATTAATGTAGGCGTCCATGGCCTATGAAATTGGAAATGTTTATACCGAGGCCCGGATCGTAAAAGCCCATCAATTGAAGCTGTATCGAAGAACTCTGTCAAATTCAACTCGAAAGAGAGAACAAGAATCGGAAAGCAGTGATGGGTTCATCGTTTCAAGGTGCAAATACAACAGCCAAGGGCGTGTACAGGAGCCTTCTGAAAGCAGTGAGGAAACACGTTGGAAACGAAGAGCACAAAGCCCATTTCACGGATTTCATCAAGCAAGAATTCAGGAAAAATCCCAACTCTGAGAACCCACAGAATTTGAAGCTTGCCAATGATTACACTTTCTATCTCAACAGCGTCCACCATCACAAGGTGTCGTATTTTTCGTTGCCAGATTGTTTTTTGTgaatcttttttttgggtaattgGGTGCTGCAATTCTGAAGTTAATGGTGATGGGGATGTGGGTTTTTGGTTTAATTGAGAAAGAAGAAGGTAGTTTTAGGGTGGTTGTACAGCAAAGTACAATCTTTTTGGTGCCTGTGACTTGTTCTGGCAACGAAGATAATGCGCCTATTATGTGTGTAGTAACTATTTGCATGGTTTCAGTTAATGTTTCTTGAGCATGATAAGGTTTTGATGATAAAGATTGAAACTTTAAAGGGATATAGAAGAGTTATATGCATTATGCAGTTAAATATCTTACTGCTTACTTTTAtgttattatgtaattataagaAAGGATTCTTGTTTAAACATTAGATCATTAGCCAATTACCAAATTCTTGTTTCAATGTTGTCCGTAATGTTTGTTGATTATAAATTGTTAGCGATCATGATGTTTCTTTGCTGTTCTCAAGAATCTCTCATCCTTCATGGCTTGCTGCACCTTGTTGGTTTGTTTGCTTGCCTGGGAGCCGTAAGAATTTCCTATTTGTAGTGACCTTGACAATAAGGTCCATTCTCAATCGGGGTTTGGCTAGGTACCTTGAACCTCACAGTTTTAATCcgtttc
This genomic interval from Sesamum indicum cultivar Zhongzhi No. 13 unplaced genomic scaffold, S_indicum_v1.0 scaffold00678, whole genome shotgun sequence contains the following:
- the LOC105180320 gene encoding uncharacterized protein LOC105180320; its protein translation is MGSSFQGANTTAKGVYRSLLKAVRKHVGNEEHKAHFTDFIKQEFRKNPNSENPQNLKLANDYTFYLNSVHHHKELLFSYNIAVDRSDEMKKILGKSAASVGLQLPDVYQA